From a region of the Cucumis sativus cultivar 9930 chromosome 6, Cucumber_9930_V3, whole genome shotgun sequence genome:
- the LOC116404329 gene encoding uncharacterized protein At1g05835-like, which translates to MPIFPKLLAALLVLSLISTGNCQCFLNNIKISQSMTGFQIHGMTEWKVTITNNCICSQSDLKLDCKGFATTLSIDPSILAISDSECLVNNGQPIFNSRPITFKYAQSPKFNFKPLSSQISCS; encoded by the exons ATGCCTATCTTCCCCAAGCTTCTTGCTGCCCTTCTTGTCCTCTCTCTCATTTCCACAG GAAACTGCCAATGTTTTTTGAACAACATAAAAATCAGCCAAAGCATGACAGGATTTCAGATCCATGGAATGACAGAATGGAAAGTAACAATAACCAACAACTGCATATGTTCTCAATCTGATTTGAAACTAGACTGCAAAGGCTTTGCAACTACTCTAAGCATCGATCCTTCCATCTTAGCCATCTCTGATAGCGAGTGTTTAGTCAACAATGGCCAACCTATTTTCAATTCCAGACCCATCACCTTCAAGTATGCACAAAGCcccaaattcaatttcaagcCTCTCTCCTCCCAGATATCTTGTTCTTAA
- the LOC101212566 gene encoding trafficking protein particle complex subunit 12: METESPSPSPDSHSHSTSDPETLTTGFENLAISSDPLTTQFGSLNDLAHDLFSLQDLATRGSWRSILDKVARARALTLLQKPHDHLTYLSYNVLALVKLRRFAEALAELDSLEDLNSSQYRYESYPSVYPNRTGSMVPFSLRWLQALIPIKMGERQHGLDRFYELLDFVQSKLKDKEEKKLDVSVNLWKKRVVFVINCIIGHHLSNKEFGVCLTLINNLLSEDFSDPALISKLGYIQMHAGDIEGAKRSFNRIEELVKEGKSSGSLSEVEMKNLVNRNKALVFLVGKDYLSAVREYEECIERDNSDMVAINNKALCLMYLRDLADSIKVLENALERVPTVALNETVIVNLCSMYELAYVNHSEIKRTLNNWIARVAPDDFDSSSTRI, encoded by the coding sequence ATGGAAACTGAGTCACCGTCACCGTCACCTGACTCTCACTCTCACAGCACTTCCGATCCCGAAACCCTAACAACTGGATTCGAAAATTTGGCAATTTCCTCGGACCCTTTAACCACTCAGTTTGGATCCCTCAACGATCTTGCTCACgatcttttctctcttcaagatCTCGCCACTCGCGGTTCATGGCGTTCAATTTTAGATAAGGTTGCCCGAGCCCGAGCTCTCACCCTGCTTCAGAAGCCCCATGACCACCTCACTTACCTATCCTACAATGTCCTTGCCCTTGTCAAACTCCGACGTTTCGCCGAAGCCCTGGCAGAACTTGATTCTCTTGAAGATCTCAATAGCTCTCAATACAGGTATGAATCGTACCCTAGCGTGTACCCTAATCGAACCGGCTCCATGGTCCCCTTTTCACTTCGGTGGCTGCAAGCGCTAATCCCCATCAAAATGGGCGAGCGTCAACATGGGTTGGACCGGTTCTACGAACTTCTGGATTTTGTACAGTCAAAATTGAAGGATAAAGAGGAGAAAAAGCTCGATGTCTCTGTGAACTTGTGGAAGAAAAGGGTAGTGTTTGTGATTAATTGTATTATTGGCCATCATTTAAGTAACAAGGAGTTTGGGGTTTGTTTAACCTTgattaataatttgttaagTGAGGATTTCTCAGATCCTGCTCTGATTTCGAAACTTGGGTATATACAAATGCACGCTGGAGATATTGAAGGAGCTAAACGTTCGTTTAATCGGATTGAGGAGTTGGTTAAAGAGGGGAAAAGTAGTGGGTCGTTAAGCGAAGTAGAGATGAAGAACCTTGTGAATAGGAACAAGGCGTTGGTGTTTTTGGTGGGCAAGGACTATCTATCAGCTGTGAGGGAATATGAGGAGTGTATTGAGAGGGATAATTCGGACATGGTGGCTATTAACAATAAGGCTCTTTGCTTGATGTACTTGCGGGATTTAGCAGATTCGATTAAGGTGCTTGAAAATGCACTGGAAAGAGTTCCGACTGTGGCTCTCAATGAAACAGTGATCGTGAATCTGTGTAGTATGTATGAATTGGCTTATGTTAATCACTCTGAGATTAAGAGAACGCTCAATAACTGGATTGCTCGTGTTGCTCCTGATGATTTTGATTCTTCGAGTACTAGAATTTAA